One Bacillota bacterium genomic window carries:
- a CDS encoding PAS domain-containing protein has translation MSVIETIEAKCKDCYKCLRSCPVKAIRMERGDAPHELHARVAAERCVYDGTCVLVCPQRAKRVASDLHKVRSAIAGGAKVAASLAPSFPSAFALDGVNPLAVPAALRRLGFQIVQETAVGAELVGAEHARVLRETSVPLISSSCPAVVNLIERHYPEVITYLAPIVSPMIAHGRFLKRLVPGVKVAFIGPCIAKHEERAVPGLDDAVDFVLTFDELAGVFTQEGIDLSQIEPEDFDGPAPDLARLFPVSGGMLRASRLSTDMLDREVLSVSGMNNCREVLRWFVETLQSEKLGSCGACDATSQHSRGATPDPHNAGAVLPDPPNTEALPPDPRTTDVVTPDFHNAGAGASHARNADSVAPTARSADAATPNSHVAPTSQLPETSDPDHEAPLAGAHGSAPRLPRLVEMLACEGGCINGPMNPARDDIYARRARVLEYMERAGHARSQPPTRCSIGAIGAGEDAVPVASEQDRDGDRLMRPDEHVTLGPTVWLPRNLLHRSYRNLRPVAPTPDEDAIKAVLAKTGKYAPDDELNCGACGYDSCRDKAIAVLHGMADPEMCIPYMRERAESMANVFVASAPYAIIVVDEDEVIRDLNAAAERMFGRSRHEMLGGKLGAFIDPSSFRQVLDAKTSLQVEVAYPELGLVTRQTIFYEPEERLAMAIIADITEERSHAARLQNLRAETLEKAQGVIDKQMEVAQKIAGLLGETTAETKVLLTRLMNVFREEGKGNGGPQRKP, from the coding sequence GTGAGTGTGATCGAGACCATAGAGGCCAAGTGCAAGGACTGCTACAAGTGTCTCAGGTCGTGCCCGGTCAAGGCCATCAGGATGGAACGGGGGGACGCGCCTCACGAGCTCCACGCGCGGGTGGCCGCTGAGCGGTGCGTCTACGACGGCACGTGCGTCCTTGTGTGCCCGCAGAGGGCCAAGAGGGTCGCAAGCGACCTCCACAAGGTGCGCTCAGCCATCGCCGGCGGAGCGAAGGTGGCTGCGAGCCTCGCGCCCTCGTTTCCGTCCGCCTTTGCCCTTGACGGAGTGAATCCTCTAGCCGTTCCGGCGGCCCTTCGCCGCCTCGGCTTTCAAATCGTCCAGGAGACCGCGGTCGGTGCCGAGCTTGTGGGCGCCGAGCACGCGCGGGTCTTACGCGAGACCAGCGTCCCGCTCATCTCCAGCTCCTGCCCTGCGGTGGTGAACCTCATCGAACGGCATTATCCCGAGGTCATTACATACCTTGCCCCCATCGTGTCGCCCATGATCGCTCATGGCCGCTTTCTCAAGCGGCTCGTGCCAGGCGTGAAGGTGGCTTTCATTGGCCCGTGCATCGCCAAGCACGAAGAGCGGGCAGTTCCGGGACTGGACGACGCCGTCGATTTCGTGCTGACTTTCGACGAGCTCGCAGGCGTCTTCACGCAAGAAGGCATTGACCTCAGTCAAATCGAGCCTGAGGATTTCGACGGGCCGGCGCCTGACCTCGCGCGCCTCTTCCCCGTGAGTGGCGGCATGTTGAGGGCTTCCAGGCTCAGCACGGACATGCTTGACCGGGAGGTGCTGTCCGTATCGGGCATGAACAATTGCCGCGAAGTCCTGCGATGGTTCGTCGAAACCCTGCAGAGCGAGAAGCTGGGCTCCTGCGGTGCCTGCGACGCGACTTCGCAGCACTCACGCGGCGCGACCCCGGACCCGCACAACGCGGGGGCCGTGCTGCCGGACCCACCCAACACTGAGGCCCTGCCGCCGGACCCGCGCACAACGGATGTTGTGACACCGGACTTCCACAACGCGGGCGCTGGGGCTTCCCACGCGCGCAACGCGGACTCAGTGGCCCCGACCGCGAGGAGCGCTGACGCAGCGACCCCGAACTCACACGTGGCGCCAACAAGCCAGCTTCCGGAGACCTCGGATCCAGACCACGAAGCGCCCTTGGCCGGCGCACACGGATCAGCCCCGAGACTGCCACGCCTCGTGGAGATGCTAGCTTGCGAGGGCGGGTGCATCAACGGACCCATGAATCCGGCGCGCGATGACATCTACGCGCGCAGGGCAAGAGTTCTTGAATACATGGAGCGAGCAGGGCACGCAAGGTCGCAGCCGCCGACGCGGTGCAGCATCGGGGCTATCGGGGCTGGCGAAGATGCCGTTCCCGTCGCTTCAGAGCAGGACCGGGACGGCGACCGGCTCATGAGGCCGGACGAGCACGTCACCTTGGGGCCCACCGTATGGCTGCCGAGGAACCTGCTCCACAGATCGTACCGGAACCTGCGACCCGTGGCGCCCACCCCCGACGAGGACGCGATCAAGGCCGTCCTCGCCAAGACCGGGAAGTACGCGCCCGACGATGAGCTCAACTGCGGCGCGTGCGGCTACGATTCATGCCGTGACAAGGCTATCGCGGTGCTCCACGGGATGGCCGACCCCGAGATGTGCATCCCGTACATGCGCGAGCGCGCCGAGTCCATGGCGAACGTCTTCGTCGCCTCGGCGCCCTACGCGATCATCGTCGTTGACGAAGACGAGGTCATCCGCGATTTGAACGCCGCCGCGGAGCGCATGTTCGGGCGGTCAAGACATGAAATGCTGGGCGGGAAGCTAGGTGCGTTCATCGACCCATCGAGCTTCAGACAGGTCCTCGACGCGAAGACGTCGCTCCAGGTCGAGGTGGCTTATCCCGAGCTCGGCCTCGTCACGAGGCAGACCATATTCTACGAGCCGGAAGAGAGGCTCGCCATGGCCATCATTGCAGACATCACGGAGGAGAGGTCGCATGCCGCTCGCCTGCAGAATCTACGAGCGGAGACCCTGGAGAAGGCGCAGGGAGTGATAGACAAGCAGATGGAGGTCGCGCAGAAGATAGCGGGCCTCCTCGGGGAGACCACCGCCGAGACGAAGGTGCTGTTGACGCGGTTGATGAACGTGTTCAGGGAGGAAGGCAAGGGGAATGGTGGACCTCAGCGCAAACCTTAG
- a CDS encoding (2Fe-2S) ferredoxin domain-containing protein — protein sequence MRGAVPVLTIFVCVGSSCFLRGAPDVIKAFEAEIERRAPGQVELKGTFCQDLCTLGVTVRIGSKVFSGVRPDDVPRLFDTEVVPLIESACER from the coding sequence ATGCGAGGTGCCGTCCCTGTGTTGACCATCTTCGTGTGCGTTGGCAGCTCCTGTTTTCTGCGAGGCGCCCCCGACGTGATCAAGGCATTCGAGGCGGAGATAGAGAGGAGGGCGCCCGGCCAGGTGGAGCTCAAGGGGACGTTTTGTCAGGACCTCTGCACTTTGGGGGTCACGGTGAGGATCGGGAGCAAGGTCTTTTCCGGCGTGAGGCCCGACGATGTGCCGCGGCTGTTCGATACGGAGGTTGTACCGCTGATAGAGAGCGCCTGCGAACGATGA
- the nuoF gene encoding NADH-quinone oxidoreductase subunit NuoF — MTARLNTPQDVESYANDMKAALGRQRVRALVCAGTGCMANGSLKVYERLKDAIRERGLLIELDMVLDACKTESGSARDASAPGASRGESCNDGCTVRVGDASASTAHPASASEARGGRTLEVGDAPGATDGAPSAHGATSKSSAVGSAGGVGVSISGCHGFCQMGPLVRIEPQGILYVQVKPEDVEEIVETTLVRGEVVERLLYHDPSTGEPARTEESIPFYRRQVRVVLANCGRMNPEDIREAIAHGGYGAIARILSGMTPEEVIQTVTASGLRGRGGAGFPTGRKWSFARAAASDKKYVICNGDEGDPGAFMDRSVMEGDPHKVIEGLMIAAYAIGADEGFIYVRAEYPVAVSRLKRAVAQAREHGLLGRNILGSGFSFDITIKEGAGAFVCGEETALISSIEGRRGMPSPRPPYPATSGLFGRPTVINNVETLANLPAIITKGPEWFRSYGTPTSPGTKTFALAGQVANTGLVEVPMGLPLRDLIFDIGGGMRGGGKFKAVQIGGPSGGCLGEEHLDVGLDYESLAKVGAMVGSGGMVVMDDTACMVEVARFFMRFTQSESCGKCVPCREGTKQMLALLTKMTSGEGAPEDLGLLEELALAVKDGSLCGLGKTAPNPVLTTLKYFRPEYEAHVVRKRCPAGACQALRTYSIDALKCRGCTLCAKVCPIGAISGERGKPHVIDPEKCVKCGTCVEKCRFGAIHA, encoded by the coding sequence ATGACCGCGCGGCTAAACACGCCACAGGACGTCGAGTCGTATGCGAATGACATGAAGGCGGCCCTCGGCCGCCAAAGAGTGCGCGCTCTCGTGTGCGCGGGAACGGGCTGTATGGCTAACGGCTCACTCAAGGTTTACGAAAGGCTCAAGGACGCGATCAGGGAGAGAGGTCTCCTGATCGAGCTCGACATGGTGCTTGACGCGTGCAAGACCGAGAGCGGGAGTGCGCGCGACGCGAGCGCACCTGGCGCGTCCCGCGGGGAGTCCTGCAACGATGGTTGCACGGTCCGGGTCGGCGATGCCTCAGCGTCCACAGCTCACCCTGCGTCCGCGTCCGAGGCCAGAGGTGGGCGCACGCTTGAGGTCGGCGACGCGCCTGGTGCCACAGACGGAGCGCCGTCCGCGCATGGGGCCACGTCCAAGTCCTCGGCAGTCGGATCAGCCGGCGGGGTGGGCGTGTCCATCAGCGGCTGCCACGGGTTCTGCCAGATGGGCCCGCTCGTCCGGATAGAGCCGCAAGGCATCCTGTACGTGCAAGTGAAGCCCGAGGACGTTGAGGAGATCGTCGAGACCACCCTCGTCCGCGGCGAGGTCGTCGAACGCCTCCTGTATCACGACCCGTCCACCGGCGAGCCCGCTCGCACGGAGGAGTCGATACCGTTCTACCGCAGGCAGGTAAGGGTGGTCTTGGCAAACTGCGGTCGAATGAACCCAGAGGACATCCGGGAGGCCATCGCCCACGGCGGCTACGGGGCGATTGCGCGCATCCTCAGCGGGATGACGCCTGAAGAGGTGATCCAGACCGTAACGGCCTCCGGCCTTCGAGGGCGCGGCGGCGCCGGCTTTCCAACCGGGCGCAAGTGGTCCTTCGCGCGGGCGGCGGCCTCGGACAAGAAATACGTGATCTGTAACGGCGACGAGGGGGATCCTGGCGCGTTCATGGATCGCAGCGTCATGGAGGGCGACCCCCACAAGGTGATAGAAGGCCTAATGATAGCGGCATACGCCATAGGTGCCGACGAAGGGTTCATCTACGTGAGGGCGGAGTACCCCGTCGCCGTGAGCCGCCTCAAGAGGGCGGTCGCGCAGGCTCGGGAGCACGGCCTTCTCGGACGCAACATCCTCGGGAGCGGCTTCTCGTTCGACATTACGATCAAGGAAGGCGCAGGAGCGTTCGTGTGCGGCGAGGAAACCGCGCTCATTTCGTCGATCGAGGGCAGGCGCGGCATGCCGAGTCCAAGGCCCCCGTACCCCGCGACCAGTGGCCTCTTCGGCAGGCCGACAGTCATCAACAACGTCGAGACGTTGGCCAACTTGCCCGCCATCATCACGAAAGGGCCGGAGTGGTTCAGGTCGTACGGCACCCCGACGAGCCCGGGAACGAAGACCTTCGCCCTCGCGGGACAGGTGGCCAACACCGGCCTGGTCGAGGTCCCTATGGGGCTCCCGCTTCGAGACCTCATCTTCGACATCGGCGGCGGGATGAGGGGCGGCGGGAAGTTCAAGGCTGTCCAGATAGGCGGACCTTCCGGCGGGTGTCTCGGCGAGGAACACCTCGACGTGGGTCTGGATTACGAATCGCTGGCGAAGGTCGGCGCGATGGTGGGATCCGGCGGGATGGTGGTGATGGACGACACCGCGTGTATGGTGGAGGTCGCTCGGTTCTTCATGAGGTTCACGCAGAGCGAGTCGTGCGGCAAGTGTGTCCCGTGCCGGGAAGGCACGAAGCAAATGCTGGCCCTTCTAACGAAGATGACGAGCGGGGAAGGGGCACCGGAGGACCTTGGACTCCTCGAGGAGCTTGCGCTGGCGGTGAAGGACGGGTCCTTGTGCGGCTTGGGCAAGACCGCTCCCAACCCCGTCCTGACGACTCTGAAGTACTTCCGTCCGGAGTACGAGGCACACGTGGTGCGAAAGCGCTGCCCGGCCGGGGCGTGCCAGGCGTTGCGCACGTATTCCATTGACGCCTTGAAGTGCCGCGGGTGCACCCTGTGCGCGAAGGTTTGTCCCATTGGCGCCATTTCGGGTGAGCGTGGTAAGCCTCACGTGATAGATCCGGAGAAGTGCGTCAAGTGCGGGACGTGTGTCGAGAAGTGCAGGTTCGGCGCCATACACGCCTAG
- a CDS encoding XRE family transcriptional regulator produces MDFGERLRRMRENAGLSARALAEKVGVSPSFIYQLERNEATPSFSTLKRIGAVLGTGVSVLTDDEFPEEWVVVRKGGRRRLVTGCDGVNIELFTFLGSRSKRMQACFVSLGPQASYPRENLVYGHERDDFVYVLEGSVEVLSGGKWYRLEPGDAAHFSIHSVEALRNADSSPAAALWVVSPSGV; encoded by the coding sequence ATGGATTTCGGAGAGCGCCTGAGGAGGATGAGAGAGAACGCCGGTCTCAGCGCAAGAGCCCTTGCAGAGAAGGTGGGAGTATCCCCCAGCTTCATCTACCAGCTCGAGCGGAACGAGGCCACTCCATCGTTTTCGACACTCAAGCGGATAGGCGCTGTCCTTGGGACGGGCGTGTCTGTCCTCACCGACGACGAGTTCCCAGAGGAATGGGTCGTGGTCCGCAAGGGCGGCCGGCGGAGGCTAGTTACGGGATGCGACGGCGTGAACATAGAGCTCTTTACGTTTCTCGGGTCGCGTAGCAAGCGGATGCAAGCGTGCTTCGTCTCGCTCGGGCCCCAGGCCAGTTACCCCCGGGAGAACCTCGTGTACGGCCACGAAAGAGACGACTTTGTGTACGTGCTCGAGGGGAGTGTCGAGGTTCTGAGCGGGGGTAAGTGGTACCGTCTGGAACCGGGAGACGCCGCCCACTTCTCCATCCACAGTGTGGAGGCACTGCGCAACGCGGACAGCTCGCCAGCCGCGGCGCTTTGGGTGGTCTCTCCATCTGGCGTGTGA
- a CDS encoding TetR/AcrR family transcriptional regulator — protein sequence MSMDIDAGSLGGETREAGKRDLILDAAQQVFSKKGFHQATVEEIADAAGVGKGTVYLYFPSKKEVLVALIEERLRDLTRELERRARSVAVGARSCTEKLRRAISYQMEVLRKSQDFLAVTFGDIGELGRELDKRTKDARRAFLAVMESIISEGTNRGEFRDIDPRLASYAVEGMIIHSALGMTIGEGAQISEEHVSQLIDLCLHGIVRNGMACGESCADA from the coding sequence ATGTCGATGGACATTGATGCAGGCTCGCTTGGCGGCGAAACCAGAGAGGCTGGAAAGCGCGACTTGATCCTTGACGCGGCCCAGCAAGTGTTCTCGAAGAAGGGCTTTCACCAGGCCACTGTCGAGGAGATAGCGGACGCGGCAGGCGTGGGCAAGGGCACGGTCTATCTCTATTTCCCCAGCAAGAAAGAGGTCCTCGTAGCTCTCATCGAGGAGCGACTCAGAGACCTTACGCGGGAGCTCGAGAGGCGCGCAAGGAGTGTCGCGGTGGGCGCGCGGAGCTGCACCGAGAAGCTGCGCAGGGCGATTTCCTATCAAATGGAGGTCCTTCGCAAGTCGCAGGATTTCCTCGCCGTGACGTTCGGCGACATAGGCGAGCTCGGGCGGGAGCTCGACAAGCGCACCAAGGATGCGCGCAGGGCTTTCCTCGCCGTCATGGAGTCCATCATCAGCGAGGGAACGAACAGGGGTGAGTTCCGGGACATAGACCCCCGCTTGGCATCATATGCCGTAGAGGGGATGATCATACACAGCGCTCTGGGCATGACCATAGGAGAGGGCGCTCAGATTTCGGAAGAGCATGTCTCGCAGCTCATCGACTTGTGCCTTCATGGCATCGTCCGCAATGGCATGGCCTGCGGCGAAAGCTGCGCCGACGCGTAA
- a CDS encoding serine/threonine-protein phosphatase → MVDLSANLRVEVGVSQLNKHGEELCGDSVEVNKGSGFTIVALSDGLGSGVKANILSSLTVRMIVNMLKGGLALEDVIDALARTLPVCEKRHLAYSTFSVLQIFHDGSAHIAEYDSPPAFVGRGRELRCVPRSECVIGGRVIKEAFFSVEDGDWIVMVSDGVLHAGIGGVWNTGWGWDRVAEYVRSASGWAETSHEFAEEIARVTNKLYGFKPGDDATIVAIRTRRARSLTVLVGPPVDRADDQVVVGKLMEEPGKKVVCGGTTGNMVARVLGKPIEVDLRSQDRRVPPTADIEGIDLVTEGMLTLSYTLEMLRTGAKLRDVAWKRDGASRLAAALLEADSVRVIVGRAINPAHQSPDVPVTLALKQKIVDELSQVLKRMGKQVSVEYY, encoded by the coding sequence ATGGTGGACCTCAGCGCAAACCTTAGAGTTGAGGTCGGAGTGAGCCAGCTGAACAAGCACGGCGAAGAGCTGTGCGGAGACAGCGTCGAGGTGAACAAGGGTTCCGGCTTCACCATCGTGGCCCTCTCCGACGGACTCGGGAGCGGGGTCAAGGCCAATATCCTGTCGTCTCTGACTGTCCGGATGATCGTCAACATGCTCAAGGGCGGCCTTGCCCTCGAGGATGTCATCGACGCCCTCGCGCGCACGCTTCCCGTGTGCGAGAAGCGGCATCTTGCGTATTCCACGTTCAGCGTCCTCCAGATCTTTCACGACGGCTCGGCTCACATTGCCGAGTACGACTCCCCGCCGGCGTTCGTGGGCCGGGGTCGGGAGCTCAGGTGTGTGCCGAGGTCGGAGTGCGTCATCGGGGGGCGCGTCATTAAGGAGGCCTTCTTCTCCGTCGAGGACGGGGACTGGATAGTGATGGTGAGCGACGGGGTTCTGCACGCTGGCATCGGAGGAGTGTGGAACACCGGTTGGGGATGGGACAGGGTCGCGGAATACGTGAGATCGGCGTCTGGCTGGGCTGAAACGTCCCACGAGTTCGCGGAGGAGATCGCGAGGGTCACGAACAAGCTGTACGGATTCAAACCAGGTGACGACGCGACAATCGTGGCGATTCGCACGAGGCGCGCTCGCAGCCTCACAGTGCTGGTAGGCCCGCCGGTGGACCGCGCGGACGACCAGGTGGTGGTGGGGAAGCTCATGGAGGAGCCTGGCAAGAAGGTCGTGTGCGGCGGAACCACCGGCAACATGGTCGCGCGCGTTCTGGGCAAACCCATCGAGGTCGATCTCAGGTCCCAAGACAGACGCGTCCCTCCCACCGCCGACATTGAGGGAATAGACCTCGTCACCGAGGGAATGCTCACGCTGTCGTACACGCTGGAGATGCTCAGGACAGGCGCGAAGCTGCGCGACGTGGCGTGGAAGAGGGACGGCGCGAGCCGCCTGGCGGCTGCGCTCCTCGAGGCGGATAGCGTCCGCGTCATCGTGGGGCGGGCCATCAACCCCGCGCACCAAAGCCCCGACGTGCCAGTCACCCTAGCGCTGAAGCAGAAGATAGTCGACGAGCTCTCTCAAGTCCTGAAGAGAATGGGCAAGCAGGTGTCTGTAGAGTACTACTAG
- a CDS encoding NADH-dependent [FeFe] hydrogenase, group A6 has product MPHVTVDGQKVEINGEKNILEVVRKAGIELPTFCYHSELSVYGACRMCSVEVEGMGLVAGCSTPPADGMVIRTNTERTLRLRRMVIELLLANHHRDCTTCEKNGMCKLQSLAYQLGVRKVRFGEREEMLPIDEGNPSVVRDPNKCILCGDCVRVCSEIQGVGVLDFAGRGSRTSVSPAFGRKLSQVECVYCGQCVAVCPTGALTGKSEVEAVWSALHDPSKTVVAQVAPAVRVALGEVFGGKPGEIGTGKVVAALKKLGFKKVFDTVFAADLTAVEECHEFLERLGKGENLPQFTSCCPGWVKFMEQYYPDMLPNLSTCKSPQQMFGSVIKRFYSKELGVRPEDVFVVSIMPCTAKKFEATRPEFASEGGIREVDAVLSTTELGMLLKQAGTVFDELEEEGFDQPFGLTTGGGVIFGVTGGVAEAVLRAAAGRLGVDPGGIEFQEVRGFDGTREATVRLGDAEISVAVVHGLANARRLVEAVRRREVCYNLVEVMACPGGCVGGGGQPYPNDVPARKARGKGLYRADRTMQLRSPSENLAVAKLYEKHLGGPGSTAAHEALHTAYGPRRRITGDMRINGAAPGALDVSVCVGTGCYLRGSYDVIDTFTRLAEDDEFMGRVNLKATFCLEHCDRGVSIKVGDEIITGVTPENAQRVFHDQVAARLTKEPCRACRS; this is encoded by the coding sequence ATGCCGCACGTGACGGTCGATGGCCAAAAGGTTGAGATAAACGGTGAGAAGAACATCCTCGAGGTGGTGCGCAAGGCGGGAATCGAGCTCCCGACGTTCTGCTACCACTCGGAGCTTTCTGTATACGGCGCGTGCCGGATGTGCTCTGTCGAGGTGGAAGGCATGGGGCTCGTCGCGGGGTGTTCCACGCCGCCGGCGGACGGCATGGTCATCCGCACGAATACCGAGAGGACGCTGAGGCTGCGTCGCATGGTCATAGAGCTGCTCTTGGCCAATCACCACAGGGACTGCACTACCTGTGAGAAGAACGGCATGTGCAAGTTGCAGAGCCTTGCGTACCAGCTGGGCGTGAGGAAGGTCAGGTTCGGGGAGCGGGAGGAGATGCTTCCCATAGACGAAGGGAATCCGTCGGTGGTGCGGGATCCCAACAAGTGTATCCTCTGCGGGGACTGCGTGAGGGTTTGCTCTGAGATCCAGGGCGTCGGGGTCCTGGACTTCGCGGGACGCGGGTCGCGCACGAGCGTGAGCCCGGCGTTCGGCCGGAAGCTGTCCCAGGTAGAGTGCGTGTACTGCGGTCAGTGCGTGGCCGTGTGCCCCACGGGAGCGCTCACGGGCAAGTCGGAGGTCGAGGCCGTGTGGTCTGCGCTCCATGACCCGTCGAAGACCGTGGTGGCGCAAGTCGCGCCGGCGGTGCGGGTCGCGCTGGGCGAGGTCTTCGGAGGCAAGCCCGGCGAGATAGGGACGGGCAAGGTGGTGGCTGCCCTGAAGAAACTGGGCTTCAAGAAGGTGTTCGATACGGTCTTCGCGGCCGACCTTACCGCCGTGGAGGAATGCCACGAGTTCCTGGAGAGGCTCGGGAAAGGGGAGAACCTCCCCCAGTTCACGTCGTGCTGTCCAGGGTGGGTCAAGTTCATGGAGCAGTACTATCCTGACATGCTGCCGAACTTGTCCACCTGCAAGTCGCCGCAGCAGATGTTCGGGTCGGTCATAAAGCGCTTCTACTCCAAGGAGCTCGGAGTGCGCCCGGAGGATGTGTTCGTGGTCTCGATCATGCCTTGCACGGCCAAGAAGTTCGAGGCAACGAGGCCGGAGTTCGCGTCCGAGGGCGGCATTCGCGAGGTGGACGCGGTCCTATCCACGACCGAGCTCGGCATGCTCCTGAAGCAAGCCGGCACAGTCTTCGACGAGCTCGAGGAGGAAGGCTTCGACCAGCCGTTTGGCCTTACCACAGGCGGCGGCGTCATATTCGGTGTGACCGGCGGCGTGGCCGAGGCTGTGCTTCGAGCGGCAGCAGGTCGGCTGGGAGTGGACCCCGGAGGAATCGAATTCCAGGAAGTCCGAGGCTTCGACGGGACGCGCGAAGCGACCGTGCGGCTGGGAGACGCTGAGATCAGCGTGGCCGTCGTGCACGGTCTCGCGAACGCCCGGAGACTGGTGGAAGCGGTTCGGAGAAGAGAAGTGTGTTACAATCTAGTTGAGGTAATGGCTTGCCCAGGGGGTTGCGTCGGAGGCGGCGGACAGCCGTATCCGAATGACGTCCCTGCGAGAAAGGCCAGGGGAAAGGGTCTCTATCGGGCTGACAGGACGATGCAGCTACGCAGCCCCAGTGAGAACCTGGCGGTGGCGAAGCTCTACGAGAAGCACCTGGGAGGGCCGGGCAGCACGGCGGCGCACGAGGCGCTCCATACAGCGTACGGGCCACGCCGACGGATAACGGGGGACATGAGGATAAACGGCGCGGCGCCTGGGGCCCTCGATGTCTCGGTGTGCGTGGGCACCGGATGTTACCTGCGGGGATCCTACGACGTGATCGACACGTTCACGAGGCTTGCCGAGGACGACGAGTTCATGGGACGCGTCAACCTCAAGGCCACGTTCTGCTTGGAGCACTGCGACCGTGGAGTGTCGATCAAGGTGGGTGACGAGATCATCACCGGGGTGACTCCCGAGAACGCGCAGCGCGTCTTCCACGATCAGGTCGCGGCGCGGCTTACCAAAGAGCCTTGTCGGGCGTGCCGCAGCTAG